In Leptodesmis sichuanensis A121, the following are encoded in one genomic region:
- the rnc gene encoding ribonuclease III, protein MHKLLTFKDERLLRQALTHRSYMNENPGEVGDNERLEFLGDAILNFISGEYLYQHHPEMGEDEMTRRRAALVDEKQLAKFAIEVGLDFRMRLGQGAIRDGGYQNPNLLSSTFEAVVGAYYLDHDRDIAAIRPLIEELFDAVPADVVAVRSYIDPKNQFQEWVQANVVPTPPRYITEKVGGTDHAPEFVSQVYVGDKLYGEGKGRNKKEAEKQAAEDALTKLKKRGLL, encoded by the coding sequence ATGCATAAACTGTTGACTTTTAAGGATGAAAGGCTTTTACGACAAGCGTTAACTCACCGTTCCTACATGAATGAAAATCCTGGAGAAGTAGGAGACAATGAGCGATTGGAGTTTCTGGGGGATGCGATTCTCAACTTCATCAGTGGAGAGTATCTCTATCAGCATCATCCTGAGATGGGAGAGGATGAAATGACACGACGACGAGCGGCTCTTGTTGATGAAAAACAACTGGCTAAATTTGCCATTGAGGTGGGTTTAGACTTTAGGATGCGGTTAGGGCAAGGTGCCATTCGGGATGGGGGGTATCAAAATCCCAATTTGTTGAGTAGTACATTTGAAGCCGTTGTTGGAGCTTATTACCTGGATCACGATCGCGACATTGCCGCAATTCGCCCCTTGATCGAAGAACTCTTTGATGCTGTACCGGCAGACGTGGTGGCCGTTCGCTCCTATATAGATCCCAAGAATCAGTTTCAGGAGTGGGTACAGGCCAATGTTGTCCCCACTCCTCCCCGGTACATCACTGAGAAGGTCGGTGGCACGGATCACGCTCCAGAATTTGTTTCTCAGGTTTATGTGGGAGATAAACTCTATGGTGAGGGGAAAGGCCGCAATAAAAAAGAGGCGGAAAAACAGGCGGCTGAAGATGCTTTAACGAAACTGAAAAAACGAGGATTGCTTTGA
- a CDS encoding DUF2079 domain-containing protein codes for MMLNAISIKKSVQDWKYFFRNHAPELQPLFLITAAFLGFMLLFGLHRYYTFYTSYDHGLFNQLYWNSLHGHFFQSSLTSSNSIGVLEDGKIPTVNFSHLAHHFVPNFMLWLPLYALFPSPVTLVVLQIVLMAAGGIMLYALARIYLNPSLSLLITAGYFSAIAVISPTFANFYEHCQIPLFVFALLWAMEKQRWALFWIFALLVLGIREDTGLILFGVGLYMIFSRRFPKTGIALCVLSFAYVAFVTNIIQPQFSDDAQRLYFATRFKQFVKGNESPSTLQVLWGMLTHPVELAQSLLTPFDRRFFYLVGQWLPLAFVPALSPASWTIAGIPLLALVMQTGKTALSISVRYAVAIVPGMFYGAILWWAYRSKRPQPPFPEGKSWLNKVGWTFRTRQLTPVFRQFWVACMVVSMIATITANPNQAFYFLIPDSIHPWVLVPLTRQWEHTAVLNRLVSQIPADASVSATTYVIPQLSSRRAIIRPPAIQIRNDAGQVESVDYVLADLLRHQQYQAIFKPDRVRLQDLLKTIDEATQSNYGFLDVQDGVVLLKKGASSTPELIAAWGILKQDVITSLTKPQLRRGQ; via the coding sequence ATGATGCTCAACGCTATTTCGATTAAAAAATCAGTCCAGGACTGGAAGTACTTTTTCCGCAACCATGCACCAGAATTGCAGCCCCTATTCCTGATCACAGCGGCCTTTTTAGGCTTTATGTTGCTGTTTGGGTTGCATCGCTACTATACGTTCTATACCTCCTACGACCACGGCCTGTTTAACCAACTGTACTGGAATAGCCTGCATGGTCACTTTTTCCAAAGTTCTCTCACCTCTAGCAACTCCATTGGCGTACTAGAAGACGGCAAAATTCCAACCGTCAACTTTTCTCACCTGGCGCATCATTTTGTGCCCAATTTCATGCTCTGGTTGCCGCTCTATGCCCTGTTTCCCTCCCCGGTAACGCTAGTTGTCTTGCAAATTGTGCTGATGGCCGCGGGTGGCATCATGCTCTATGCTCTGGCGCGGATTTATCTCAACCCTTCGCTTTCGTTATTGATCACAGCGGGCTATTTTTCTGCGATCGCGGTGATTTCCCCCACCTTTGCCAATTTTTATGAACATTGCCAGATTCCCCTGTTTGTCTTTGCGTTGTTATGGGCGATGGAAAAACAACGGTGGGCGCTATTCTGGATTTTTGCCCTGCTCGTGTTAGGGATTCGAGAAGACACCGGACTGATTCTGTTTGGGGTTGGTCTGTATATGATCTTCAGCCGCCGCTTTCCCAAAACCGGGATTGCCCTCTGCGTTTTGAGCTTTGCCTATGTAGCCTTTGTCACCAACATTATTCAGCCGCAGTTTTCTGATGATGCTCAGCGGCTTTACTTTGCTACCCGCTTCAAGCAATTTGTCAAAGGGAACGAGTCTCCCAGCACCTTGCAAGTTCTCTGGGGAATGCTAACCCATCCCGTCGAACTGGCGCAAAGCTTGCTCACCCCTTTCGATCGCCGATTTTTTTATCTGGTGGGACAGTGGCTTCCCCTGGCTTTTGTACCGGCACTCTCGCCTGCCAGTTGGACGATCGCCGGAATTCCCTTGCTGGCCCTGGTGATGCAAACAGGGAAAACGGCTCTGTCTATTTCGGTGCGATATGCAGTAGCGATCGTGCCGGGAATGTTTTATGGAGCTATTCTCTGGTGGGCTTACCGCTCTAAACGGCCCCAGCCTCCCTTCCCAGAAGGAAAATCCTGGTTGAATAAAGTGGGTTGGACATTTCGTACCCGGCAGTTAACCCCAGTCTTCCGCCAGTTCTGGGTGGCTTGTATGGTGGTATCGATGATTGCGACGATCACGGCGAATCCCAACCAGGCGTTTTACTTTCTAATCCCGGATTCCATTCATCCCTGGGTCTTGGTTCCCCTGACGCGCCAATGGGAGCATACCGCTGTGCTGAATCGTCTGGTCAGTCAAATTCCTGCCGATGCCAGCGTTTCCGCGACAACCTACGTAATTCCGCAACTCTCTAGTCGGCGGGCCATCATTCGTCCACCTGCGATACAAATTAGAAACGATGCAGGTCAGGTGGAAAGTGTGGATTATGTGCTGGCAGACCTGTTACGGCACCAGCAGTATCAAGCCATTTTCAAACCCGATCGGGTGCGCCTGCAGGATTTACTCAAAACCATTGATGAGGCCACTCAATCGAACTATGGCTTCCTGGACGTGCAGGATGGAGTGGTACTGCTGAAAAAAGGCGCATCCTCAACTCCAGAACTGATTGCTGCGTGGGGTATCCTCAAGCAAGATGTCATTACATCCCTCACAAAACCTCAGTTACGAAGGGGGCAATAG
- a CDS encoding glycosyltransferase — MDSLVARVSMGLETCDSQVARVPLGQPDVSVILPVYNEQSCIGSTFDAVLDYSRLHPTYQFIFVNDGSNDQTQRILEQRIAGAKTEQIQLCAYPDRGGKGYAVRRGMEIADGDYICFIDGDLAYSLDHLGLLVAKLQHYEMVIGCRGLVPGGDRGLNTTRKVAGKIYNILSKRILNLRFIDMQAGLKGFQKPTARELFSRQALTGFSFDVELIYLAKKLGYAIGEIPAYVSVNHSHKVSKVNLLMDSLKMLGDLFKIRLNDWLGRYE; from the coding sequence ATGGATTCCTTGGTCGCGAGGGTCTCAATGGGGCTAGAAACCTGCGACAGTCAAGTGGCTAGGGTTCCTTTGGGACAGCCCGATGTTTCTGTCATTTTGCCAGTGTATAACGAGCAATCCTGTATCGGCAGCACTTTTGATGCCGTATTGGACTATTCCCGGTTACATCCCACCTATCAATTCATTTTTGTCAATGATGGCTCCAATGATCAGACACAAAGGATTTTAGAACAACGGATTGCTGGGGCCAAGACAGAGCAAATTCAATTGTGTGCGTATCCCGATCGTGGTGGCAAAGGATATGCCGTGCGGCGCGGCATGGAGATTGCGGATGGAGACTACATCTGTTTTATCGATGGGGATCTGGCCTATTCTCTTGATCACTTAGGCTTGCTAGTAGCCAAACTGCAACACTATGAGATGGTGATTGGTTGCCGGGGGTTGGTACCAGGAGGCGATCGCGGTTTGAATACCACCCGCAAAGTGGCTGGCAAGATTTACAACATCCTGTCCAAACGGATTCTGAACCTGAGATTTATCGATATGCAGGCCGGATTGAAAGGGTTTCAGAAACCGACCGCCAGGGAGTTATTCAGTCGGCAGGCGTTGACAGGTTTTTCCTTTGATGTGGAATTAATCTACCTGGCAAAGAAACTAGGTTATGCGATCGGGGAGATTCCAGCCTATGTTTCTGTCAATCACTCCCACAAAGTCTCCAAAGTGAATTTGTTGATGGACTCGCTGAAAATGTTGGGCGATTTGTTCAAAATTCGGTTGAACGATTGGCTGGGACGGTATGAATAA
- a CDS encoding polysaccharide deacetylase family protein has translation MNKVVLLSFDVEEFDVPEEYGQPLPDAVKFAISFQGLEPILELLDQLNIRATFFTTAHFALHHASLVQAIAQRHEIASHGFYHSSFAVADLEKSRQTLEDITHTPVTGFRMARLQKVNDQEIEGAGYAYNSSMNPTYLPGRYNNFFQPRTVHYSHQLLNIPVSVTPFIRFPLFWLSFKNLPLPLYQAASLLTLNTDRYLSLYFHPWEFTDISSFTLPGYIKRHSGLPMLRRLKRYLNRMQTEAEFLTYEEFRRSQPLRC, from the coding sequence ATGAATAAAGTCGTGCTCCTGAGCTTTGATGTGGAAGAGTTTGACGTGCCGGAGGAGTACGGTCAGCCGTTGCCCGATGCGGTCAAGTTTGCTATCTCTTTTCAGGGGCTAGAGCCAATTCTGGAACTGCTAGATCAGTTGAACATCCGAGCCACGTTTTTTACCACAGCCCATTTTGCTCTACACCATGCCTCCCTGGTTCAGGCGATCGCTCAGCGGCATGAAATCGCTTCCCATGGCTTCTATCATTCCTCCTTTGCAGTGGCAGATTTAGAGAAATCACGGCAGACCCTGGAAGACATCACCCACACTCCTGTCACCGGGTTTCGGATGGCGCGGTTGCAAAAGGTAAACGATCAGGAGATTGAAGGGGCGGGTTATGCCTATAATTCTTCCATGAATCCAACTTATCTTCCCGGACGATATAACAACTTTTTTCAACCCCGGACTGTCCATTACTCCCATCAGCTATTGAATATTCCTGTATCGGTCACGCCATTCATTCGCTTTCCTCTGTTCTGGTTGAGCTTTAAGAACCTGCCACTACCGCTCTACCAGGCCGCCAGTTTATTGACTCTGAATACCGATCGCTACTTAAGCCTGTATTTTCACCCCTGGGAGTTTACCGATATTTCCAGCTTTACCCTACCGGGATACATCAAGCGTCACTCTGGGCTACCCATGCTGCGGCGACTGAAACGCTACCTGAACAGAATGCAAACTGAAGCGGAGTTCCTGACTTATGAGGAATTCCGGCGATCGCAGCCATTGAGGTGCTAA